In Candidatus Aminicenantes bacterium, one genomic interval encodes:
- a CDS encoding Gfo/Idh/MocA family oxidoreductase yields MTTINDSSLTRRDFIKTTAAASLAAAIPGNLGLFAQGSDTIRIGVIGCGGRGTGAAIDALNSASGVEIVALFDPFQDRIDSCLKKLRETLPDKIKVRPETCFTGLEGYKGLLAVPEVNHVVTAAPPGFRPIHLKAVIEAGKHIFMEKPVAVDPVGIRAIIAAADLAKQKGLAIVAGTQRRHQKRYLELMKRIKDGQIGEIVGAQCYWNMGDLWVKLREPNMTDMEWHCRNWLYFSWTSGDHIVEQHVHNLDVVNWALGALPKNIIGMGGRQVRIAPEYGNIFDHFAVEYEYPAGVRVASYCRQTKGCAERVEEKIIGTKGVAFGYGEIQGAKPWKFEGDEINPYVQEHTDLIASIRAGKPLNEGRQVAESTMCAIVGRMSAYTGRAVSWDWAMNSSKLDLTPKNMVFGPNPVDPPAVPGTTPLI; encoded by the coding sequence ATGACGACGATCAACGACTCGAGCCTGACCCGCCGCGATTTCATCAAGACAACCGCCGCCGCCTCGCTGGCCGCAGCCATCCCCGGGAACCTCGGCCTTTTCGCCCAGGGCTCCGATACGATCCGCATCGGGGTCATCGGCTGCGGCGGCCGTGGCACCGGGGCCGCCATCGACGCCCTGAACTCCGCTTCCGGAGTGGAGATCGTGGCCCTCTTCGATCCCTTCCAGGACCGCATCGACTCGTGCCTGAAGAAGCTTCGCGAAACCCTGCCCGACAAGATCAAGGTCCGGCCCGAGACCTGCTTCACCGGGCTCGAGGGATACAAGGGGCTGCTGGCCGTCCCCGAGGTCAACCACGTGGTTACGGCCGCACCTCCCGGGTTCCGGCCCATCCACCTGAAAGCCGTCATCGAGGCCGGCAAGCACATCTTCATGGAGAAGCCGGTAGCCGTCGACCCGGTCGGCATCCGGGCCATCATCGCCGCCGCCGACCTGGCCAAACAGAAAGGCCTGGCCATTGTGGCCGGCACCCAGCGCCGCCACCAGAAGCGCTACCTCGAGCTGATGAAGCGGATCAAGGACGGCCAGATCGGTGAGATCGTCGGCGCCCAGTGCTACTGGAACATGGGCGACCTGTGGGTCAAGCTGCGCGAGCCCAACATGACCGACATGGAGTGGCACTGCCGCAACTGGCTCTATTTCAGTTGGACCTCGGGCGACCACATCGTCGAACAACATGTCCACAACCTCGACGTCGTCAACTGGGCCCTCGGCGCCCTGCCCAAAAATATCATCGGCATGGGCGGCCGCCAGGTCCGGATCGCCCCCGAGTACGGCAACATCTTCGATCACTTCGCCGTCGAATACGAGTACCCCGCGGGAGTCCGGGTGGCCAGCTACTGCCGCCAGACCAAGGGCTGCGCCGAGCGGGTCGAGGAGAAGATCATCGGCACCAAGGGCGTCGCTTTCGGCTACGGCGAGATCCAAGGGGCCAAACCGTGGAAGTTCGAGGGGGACGAGATTAATCCCTATGTCCAAGAGCACACCGACCTGATCGCCTCCATTCGCGCCGGCAAGCCGCTTAACGAAGGCCGCCAAGTCGCCGAAAGTACGATGTGCGCCATCGTCGGCCGCATGAGCGCCTACACCGGCCGGGCCGTCTCTTGGGATTGGGCCATGAACTCCTCCAAGCTCGACCTGACGCCGAAAAATATGGTCTTCGGCCCCAACCCGGTCGATCCTCCGGCCGTTCCCGGAACCACCCCGCTGATCTGA
- a CDS encoding Gfo/Idh/MocA family oxidoreductase, with protein sequence MRRSRPMRRRDFLKNIPLAAAGAAAFPSIIKGSALGLNGAVPASDRIVMAGIGFGMQGGSNMHNIIDKDGVQYVAVCDLDDLHLAEGKAIADQKYGNKDCAVYKDFRKLFARGDLDAVSIAVPDHWHAIVSISALRAGLDVYGEKPLTHSLREGRALCDAVKRYGRIWQTGSWQRSVDNFYRACEVVRNGRIGKILRVEVGLPSGHYDFARTFGQEKIEPPPAGFDYETWLGPAPAAPYCKARVHMNWRWNMDYGGGQLMDWIGHHLDIAHWGMGYDATGPVEIKGRGEFPTTGIYNSATRYWVEALYADGTPIILAGGYPEIQGGTKWIGEHGWVWVDRGAFEAQPASLVNEVIGPDEIKLYHSRDHFQNFVDCVRSRAATITPCETAHRSASVGHLGVIAIETGRTIKWDPVTETILGDPGAVRLLSRSYRKPWQLPA encoded by the coding sequence ATGAGAAGATCCCGCCCGATGCGACGCCGCGATTTCCTGAAGAACATCCCCCTGGCCGCGGCCGGCGCGGCCGCTTTCCCGTCCATCATCAAGGGCTCGGCCTTGGGCCTGAACGGAGCCGTGCCCGCCAGCGATCGAATCGTCATGGCCGGCATCGGCTTCGGCATGCAGGGCGGCTCCAACATGCATAACATCATCGACAAGGACGGCGTGCAATACGTGGCCGTCTGCGACCTGGACGACCTCCACCTGGCCGAAGGCAAGGCCATCGCCGACCAAAAGTACGGCAACAAGGATTGCGCCGTCTACAAGGACTTCCGCAAGCTCTTCGCCCGCGGCGACCTGGACGCCGTTTCGATCGCCGTGCCCGATCATTGGCACGCCATCGTGTCGATCTCCGCTCTCCGGGCCGGGCTGGACGTCTACGGCGAGAAGCCGCTGACCCACAGCCTGCGCGAAGGCCGAGCCCTATGCGACGCCGTCAAGCGCTACGGCCGGATCTGGCAGACGGGCTCCTGGCAACGCTCGGTCGACAATTTCTACCGGGCCTGCGAGGTCGTCCGCAACGGCCGCATCGGCAAGATCCTGCGGGTCGAAGTGGGCCTTCCCTCCGGACACTACGACTTCGCCCGGACCTTCGGCCAGGAGAAGATCGAGCCGCCGCCGGCCGGGTTCGACTACGAGACCTGGCTGGGGCCGGCGCCCGCCGCTCCCTATTGCAAAGCCCGCGTCCACATGAACTGGCGCTGGAACATGGATTACGGCGGCGGCCAGCTCATGGACTGGATCGGCCACCACCTGGACATCGCCCACTGGGGCATGGGATACGATGCCACCGGCCCGGTCGAGATCAAGGGCCGGGGCGAGTTCCCGACCACCGGCATCTACAACAGCGCCACCCGCTACTGGGTCGAGGCCCTCTACGCCGACGGCACGCCGATCATCCTGGCCGGCGGATACCCCGAGATCCAGGGCGGCACCAAATGGATCGGCGAGCACGGCTGGGTCTGGGTGGACCGCGGGGCGTTCGAAGCCCAGCCCGCCTCTCTGGTCAACGAGGTCATCGGCCCCGACGAGATCAAGCTCTACCACAGCCGCGACCATTTCCAGAATTTCGTCGACTGCGTCCGCAGCCGGGCCGCGACCATCACCCCCTGCGAAACCGCCCATCGCTCGGCCTCGGTCGGCCACCTGGGGGTCATCGCCATCGAAACGGGCCGGACCATCAAATGGGACCCGGTCACGGAAACCATCCTGGGCGATCCCGGGGCGGTGCGGCTCCTCAGCCGGTCCTACCGCAAACCCTGGCAGCTGCCGGCTTGA
- a CDS encoding GGDEF domain-containing protein produces MLELQSHLLEARDALVHQATHDSLTDILNRRAILDRLAQEISRAQREQAPLSVGMFDIDHFKTINDAHGHQAGDEALIAFTGCIRARLRNYDIFGRYGGEEFLVIAPGSVGHNGESLYERLRAGVAAAEIPTHAGPLSLTVSIGVAPGTGFSTVDALLAAADAALYQAKAEGRNRVVYADAPTFLNP; encoded by the coding sequence ATGTTGGAGCTGCAGTCCCACCTGTTGGAAGCCCGCGACGCGCTTGTCCATCAGGCCACCCACGACTCGCTGACCGATATCCTCAATCGCCGCGCCATCCTGGACCGGCTGGCCCAGGAGATCTCGCGAGCCCAACGGGAGCAGGCCCCCCTCAGCGTGGGGATGTTCGATATCGATCATTTCAAGACCATCAACGACGCCCATGGCCACCAGGCCGGCGATGAAGCCCTCATCGCTTTCACCGGCTGCATTCGAGCTCGCCTAAGGAACTATGATATTTTCGGCCGCTACGGCGGAGAAGAATTCCTCGTCATCGCCCCGGGTTCCGTGGGACATAACGGCGAGAGCCTCTACGAAAGGCTGCGGGCCGGGGTCGCTGCGGCCGAAATCCCGACTCATGCAGGGCCGCTGTCCCTGACGGTCAGCATCGGAGTGGCGCCCGGAACGGGGTTCAGCACGGTGGACGCCTTGCTGGCGGCCGCCGACGCCGCCCTCTATCAAGCCAAAGCCGAAGGGCGAAACCGCGTCGTCTATGCCGATGCCCCGACTTTCCTCAATCCCTGA
- a CDS encoding isoprenylcysteine carboxylmethyltransferase family protein gives MTQEKAGNTGRDFSSIVFANRRFISSGALVICLAIKWALGGRTAFPLWAAGAAVVILGLLFRVYAAAYLCGRHIVTKIEAEELCVSGPFAHVRNPLYIGNFIVGVGCVLAFNAWYGYAAFILEFGLMYSVIIPYEERFLAGKFGQAYLDYKAATHRFWPRLKAYPKCTVTTPLFGKAAWGEKFHALVLAAAFALLFFLFVR, from the coding sequence ATGACCCAAGAGAAGGCCGGAAATACGGGACGGGATTTCTCGTCCATCGTCTTCGCCAACCGCCGCTTCATCAGCAGCGGGGCGCTCGTTATCTGCCTTGCCATCAAATGGGCGCTGGGCGGCCGGACGGCCTTCCCGCTCTGGGCGGCCGGCGCGGCGGTTGTGATTCTCGGCCTGCTGTTTCGGGTCTACGCCGCCGCATATCTCTGCGGCCGCCACATCGTGACCAAGATCGAGGCCGAGGAGCTGTGCGTCTCCGGCCCGTTCGCCCACGTCCGCAATCCCCTCTACATCGGCAACTTCATCGTCGGCGTCGGCTGCGTCTTGGCTTTCAACGCCTGGTACGGCTACGCGGCCTTCATCCTGGAGTTCGGGCTGATGTATTCCGTCATCATCCCCTACGAAGAGCGATTCCTGGCCGGCAAGTTCGGCCAGGCTTATCTGGACTACAAGGCGGCCACACACCGCTTCTGGCCCCGCCTGAAAGCTTATCCCAAGTGCACCGTGACTACACCCCTCTTCGGCAAGGCCGCCTGGGGCGAGAAGTTTCACGCCCTGGTGCTGGCCGCGGCGTTCGCCCTGCTCTTCTTCCTCTTCGTCCGCTAA
- the nrfH gene encoding cytochrome c nitrite reductase small subunit, translating to MDIEREPLKNRAARRRGLVLVLVLGLFVAGLSAFTFFYARGTSYLSDDPRACANCHVMRGHLDDWNRAPHRAAATCNDCHVPHDFVGHWAIKAVDGFKHSFAFTTGFFEEPIRITSFDRGIALANCRRCHAVLTGAMASDPHGEKTDCTRCHRGVGH from the coding sequence ATGGACATCGAAAGAGAGCCCCTGAAGAACCGCGCGGCGAGGCGGCGAGGCTTGGTTTTGGTGCTCGTCCTGGGCCTGTTCGTCGCGGGGCTGTCGGCTTTCACCTTTTTCTACGCCCGAGGCACGTCCTACTTGAGCGACGACCCCCGCGCCTGTGCCAACTGTCACGTCATGCGGGGTCACCTGGACGATTGGAACCGGGCCCCCCACCGGGCCGCGGCGACCTGCAACGACTGTCACGTGCCGCACGATTTCGTGGGCCACTGGGCTATTAAAGCCGTCGACGGCTTCAAGCACAGCTTCGCCTTCACCACGGGCTTCTTCGAAGAGCCCATCCGGATCACTTCGTTCGATCGTGGGATCGCCCTGGCCAACTGCCGCCGCTGCCATGCCGTCCTGACGGGGGCCATGGCCTCCGATCCCCACGGCGAAAAGACCGATTGCACGCGCTGCCACCGCGGCGTCGGCCACTGA
- a CDS encoding ammonia-forming cytochrome c nitrite reductase subunit c552: MNESKARRGIGYYGLAALALAFAAAAVFLLYLNIRQRKTEALVYPLKVVEIKDGELDPAVWGRNFPLEYDSFKRTAENYGRTKFGGSEPYSKLDRYPALKRLWAGYAFSVEYKEERGHAYAMDDQKATLRVKNFKQPGACANCHAAEAPSLIKVMGWEAFNKTPYNDLAPKLHGGSTCADCHDPKTMELVITRPAFKNAMAQAGVDLSKATRQQMRAYVCGQCHVEYYFRGEGKELTFPWSKGRTAEAIEAHYDEYGHTDWVNKETGAKMLKMQHPEFEMWGTGIHARSGVACADCHMPYVRSGSIKVSDHWVRSPLVNIRNACGACHAWPEEEMLGRVAEIQGKTAELLREAEAALLSAMDAIVAAKDKGAADEALAEARSLIRRGQMRWDLVFSENSTGFHSPQEAARVLAGAIDFARQAEIKARGIKP; encoded by the coding sequence ATGAACGAAAGCAAAGCCCGGCGCGGAATCGGATATTACGGCCTGGCCGCCCTGGCCCTGGCCTTCGCGGCCGCCGCCGTCTTCCTTCTCTATCTCAACATCCGGCAGCGGAAGACCGAGGCCCTCGTCTATCCTCTAAAAGTCGTCGAGATCAAGGACGGCGAGCTCGACCCCGCCGTCTGGGGCAGGAATTTCCCGCTGGAATACGATTCTTTCAAGCGGACGGCCGAGAACTATGGGCGCACGAAATTCGGCGGATCCGAGCCCTACAGCAAGCTGGACCGCTATCCGGCCCTCAAGCGGCTCTGGGCCGGCTACGCCTTCAGCGTGGAATACAAGGAAGAGCGGGGCCACGCCTACGCCATGGACGACCAGAAGGCCACCCTGCGGGTCAAGAACTTCAAGCAGCCCGGGGCCTGCGCCAACTGCCACGCCGCCGAAGCGCCGAGCCTGATCAAGGTCATGGGCTGGGAGGCGTTCAACAAGACGCCCTACAACGACCTGGCCCCCAAGCTCCACGGCGGCTCGACCTGCGCCGACTGCCACGACCCCAAGACCATGGAGCTCGTCATCACCCGGCCGGCCTTCAAGAACGCCATGGCCCAGGCCGGAGTGGACCTGTCCAAGGCGACGCGCCAGCAGATGCGGGCCTATGTCTGCGGCCAGTGCCACGTCGAGTACTATTTCCGAGGCGAGGGCAAGGAGCTGACCTTCCCCTGGAGCAAGGGCCGGACGGCCGAAGCCATCGAAGCCCATTACGACGAATACGGTCACACCGACTGGGTCAATAAAGAGACCGGGGCCAAGATGCTCAAGATGCAGCACCCCGAGTTCGAGATGTGGGGCACGGGCATCCACGCCCGCTCCGGCGTCGCCTGCGCCGACTGCCACATGCCTTATGTCCGCAGCGGCTCGATCAAGGTTTCGGATCACTGGGTCCGCAGCCCGCTGGTCAACATCCGCAACGCCTGCGGCGCCTGCCACGCCTGGCCCGAAGAAGAGATGCTCGGCCGGGTGGCCGAGATTCAGGGCAAGACGGCGGAGCTGCTGCGGGAGGCCGAGGCGGCTTTGCTTTCGGCCATGGACGCCATTGTCGCGGCCAAGGACAAGGGAGCGGCCGACGAAGCGCTGGCCGAGGCCCGCAGCCTCATCCGGCGCGGCCAGATGCGCTGGGATCTCGTCTTCTCGGAGAACAGCACAGGCTTCCACAGCCCGCAGGAGGCGGCCCGGGTGCTGGCCGGGGCCATCGATTTCGCCCGCCAGGCGGAGATCAAGGCCCGCGGGATCAAGCCGTAG
- a CDS encoding NHL repeat-containing protein, producing the protein MKRTLLLIGIALLGAAFAGAGFPAGQKIETLDGVRVVHNPAGGQWGKSPAVSLQPVRVLGDVDSDDEAIAFHMPSGLVVDAQGRLYVLDSGNHRVQVFGADGKFLKTIGRQGQGPGEFYMPNAIDFDAQGNLYVCESQAARIQAIAPDGKIAKTLKLTEGAVGDTRVLKRGGFVMTAGMGGGMIRIGGPQGGQQEAAAPPLLKMLDAGGKTLREFGKPADFGDFLVNRMANQVLTALDESDNVYAIFPFQNRIEKYSPDGKLLWKADRPLAYSMEIKAKGEMKTGNSSGGGQTVSIRMPDLARCAGGTAVDSKGRLWVVTLDRQLRENEKVSVSMMMSNNGGAISGKQEAKGAVDVRTTDAYRLEVYEPDGVLLGSVPVKTFVDGIFIKGDRLFLLDKVRGVQFHEFKIIG; encoded by the coding sequence ATGAAAAGAACGCTGCTCTTGATCGGTATAGCCTTGCTCGGTGCGGCATTCGCCGGCGCGGGCTTTCCCGCCGGCCAGAAGATCGAGACCTTGGACGGAGTCCGGGTCGTCCACAACCCGGCCGGGGGCCAATGGGGCAAGTCGCCGGCCGTCTCTCTCCAGCCCGTTCGCGTGCTGGGGGACGTGGATTCCGACGACGAAGCCATCGCCTTCCACATGCCTTCCGGATTGGTCGTGGACGCCCAGGGCCGGCTGTACGTGCTGGACAGCGGCAATCATCGGGTCCAGGTCTTCGGGGCGGACGGCAAGTTCCTCAAGACGATCGGCCGCCAGGGCCAGGGTCCCGGCGAGTTCTACATGCCCAACGCCATCGACTTCGACGCCCAGGGCAACCTCTATGTCTGCGAGTCCCAGGCCGCCCGCATCCAGGCCATCGCTCCCGACGGCAAGATCGCCAAGACCCTCAAGCTGACGGAAGGGGCGGTGGGGGACACCCGCGTCCTCAAACGGGGCGGGTTCGTGATGACGGCGGGCATGGGCGGCGGGATGATCCGCATCGGCGGCCCGCAGGGCGGTCAGCAGGAAGCGGCCGCGCCGCCCCTTCTCAAGATGCTTGACGCCGGCGGCAAGACTCTTCGCGAGTTCGGCAAACCCGCCGACTTCGGCGATTTCCTGGTCAATCGGATGGCCAACCAGGTTCTAACAGCGTTGGATGAGAGCGACAACGTCTACGCCATCTTCCCTTTTCAGAACCGGATCGAGAAATACTCGCCCGACGGCAAGCTGCTCTGGAAGGCCGATCGGCCGCTGGCCTACTCGATGGAGATCAAGGCCAAAGGCGAGATGAAGACCGGGAACTCCAGCGGCGGCGGCCAAACCGTCTCGATCCGCATGCCCGACCTGGCCCGCTGTGCCGGCGGGACGGCGGTGGACAGCAAGGGCCGCCTCTGGGTCGTGACCTTGGATCGGCAGTTGCGGGAGAATGAAAAAGTCTCCGTCTCGATGATGATGTCCAACAACGGCGGAGCGATCTCGGGCAAGCAGGAGGCCAAGGGCGCCGTCGACGTGCGGACGACCGACGCCTACCGGCTGGAGGTCTATGAACCTGACGGCGTCCTGCTGGGTTCCGTCCCGGTCAAGACGTTCGTCGACGGGATCTTCATCAAGGGCGACCGGCTGTTCCTGCTGGACAAGGTCCGCGGCGTCCAGTTCCACGAGTTCAAGATCATCGGCTGA
- a CDS encoding TIM barrel protein, with translation MKRREALKYGLEAAAALSLAGAASASPTAGRRMGAAQAGKFKLNYGPSFGQFKAHTGDDLTAQIQFCADEGFTAMFDNGLMGRPAADQEKIASELAKRGMALGPFVLYADFAKESFVLKNDEVKALLLDLMRKGIETMKRTGCKQALVVPGRFNLNLFWDYQTANVIDNLRMCMDICAPAGLVLVLEPLNRRDHPGLFLTGMPQAFAICRGVNSPSCKILDDMYHQQITEGNILPHIDACWSEIAAFHIGDNPGRKEPTTGEINYKNVFKHLHDKGFKGVLGMEHGQSLKGKEGERAVIEAYRACDNF, from the coding sequence GTGAAGCGAAGAGAAGCCCTGAAATACGGATTGGAAGCGGCGGCGGCCCTGTCGCTGGCCGGAGCCGCAAGCGCCTCCCCCACCGCCGGACGGCGGATGGGCGCGGCGCAGGCGGGTAAGTTCAAGCTGAATTACGGGCCGAGCTTCGGCCAGTTCAAAGCCCACACCGGCGACGACCTGACGGCCCAGATCCAATTCTGCGCCGACGAAGGCTTCACGGCCATGTTCGACAACGGCCTGATGGGCCGCCCGGCCGCCGATCAGGAAAAGATCGCCTCGGAGCTGGCCAAGCGGGGCATGGCCCTGGGGCCGTTCGTCCTTTACGCCGACTTCGCCAAGGAGTCCTTCGTCCTGAAGAACGACGAGGTCAAGGCTCTGCTCCTCGACCTGATGAGGAAAGGGATCGAGACCATGAAGCGGACAGGCTGCAAACAGGCCCTGGTCGTCCCGGGCCGCTTCAACCTAAACCTGTTCTGGGACTACCAGACGGCCAACGTCATCGACAACCTGCGCATGTGCATGGACATTTGCGCCCCGGCCGGACTCGTCCTGGTCTTGGAGCCGCTCAACCGCCGCGACCATCCCGGCCTGTTCCTGACCGGCATGCCCCAAGCTTTTGCGATCTGCCGGGGCGTCAACAGCCCGTCCTGCAAGATCCTGGACGACATGTACCACCAGCAGATCACCGAGGGCAACATCCTCCCCCACATCGACGCCTGCTGGAGCGAAATCGCCGCCTTCCACATCGGCGACAACCCGGGCCGCAAGGAGCCGACGACGGGCGAGATCAACTACAAGAACGTCTTCAAGCACCTGCACGACAAGGGATTCAAGGGCGTGCTGGGCATGGAGCACGGCCAGAGCCTCAAGGGCAAAGAGGGCGAACGGGCGGTCATCGAGGCCTACCGCGCCTGCGATAACTTCTAA